The Deinococcus sonorensis KR-87 genome includes a window with the following:
- a CDS encoding redox-sensing transcriptional repressor Rex: MNSGIPTAAISRLVTYLRILEQLEAQDQLKTSSTDLAERAQVSAFQVRKDLAYFGRFGTRGMGYTVPVLKRELIRVLGLNRNWNVVIVGMGRLGQAIANYPGASDYQFSYVGLFDVKPELIGQQVRGLEVGHVQDLRAFVRERAEADAWAAAHRVTQHVRKTVDLGFLAVPPEHAQAAAEQLVAAGIRGILNFAPVVIQPRTTGSGEASDVADEWRQVTIENVDFLAGMKRLAFYTLNPNLHYDLTEE, from the coding sequence GTGAACAGTGGCATTCCGACCGCCGCCATCTCCCGGCTGGTCACCTACCTGCGAATCTTGGAGCAGCTGGAAGCCCAGGACCAGCTCAAGACCAGCAGCACCGATCTGGCAGAGCGGGCGCAGGTCAGCGCTTTTCAGGTCCGCAAGGACCTGGCGTACTTCGGGCGCTTCGGGACGCGGGGCATGGGCTACACGGTGCCGGTACTGAAGCGTGAGCTGATCCGGGTGCTGGGCCTGAACCGCAACTGGAATGTGGTGATCGTGGGTATGGGCCGGCTGGGTCAGGCGATCGCCAACTATCCGGGCGCCAGCGATTACCAGTTCTCCTACGTCGGGCTGTTCGACGTGAAGCCGGAGCTGATCGGACAGCAGGTCCGGGGCCTGGAAGTCGGGCATGTGCAGGACCTGCGGGCCTTCGTGCGTGAGCGCGCCGAGGCCGATGCCTGGGCGGCCGCCCACCGGGTCACGCAGCACGTCCGCAAGACCGTGGACCTGGGCTTCCTGGCGGTGCCGCCCGAACATGCCCAGGCTGCTGCGGAACAGCTGGTGGCCGCCGGCATCCGGGGCATCCTGAACTTCGCGCCGGTCGTGATTCAGCCACGCACCACCGGTTCAGGTGAAGCGTCGGACGTGGCCGACGAGTGGCGGCAGGTCACCATTGAAAACGTCGATTTTCTGGCGGGCATGAAACGCCTGGCCTTTTATACTCTCAATCCGAACCTGCATTACGACCTCACGGAGGAATGA
- a CDS encoding SPOR domain-containing protein codes for MKRRWPDLLIGLLVVLLLLGFAGLLLRPGKRTTATGTTSVPDAAQGTQAAPSGTEQTGTADTGETADTTDTTDTTAPTTGSSDVQVIPANPVAQPDQTADNGSAAAPDTTADTDQAAAPDAAPSTPSVPARTGNAVATSEARTPTRNDYRISLGTFSGEAAAQSGTAVVSGLGYTVYPIAIESGAVAQVGPFADRETAERALADIQRVYPGALLYAPRNAPSSSTTTPSSPAVAAPTPAAVPQRTTTTQDRAPAATTQTTQPTPTPATTMPAPAAASTGTAAPTSASTGPVYLQVAAYNSVEAAQKFVGQVRSLGFDPTVNAPAGQKVAVLVGPFQGDALSSAEAKLKASGLDYFRVR; via the coding sequence ATGAAACGCCGCTGGCCGGATCTGCTGATCGGCCTGCTGGTGGTGCTGCTGCTGCTGGGATTTGCGGGGCTGCTGCTGCGGCCGGGAAAGCGGACCACCGCCACTGGAACGACCTCGGTGCCGGACGCGGCCCAGGGAACGCAGGCCGCGCCGAGTGGTACCGAACAGACGGGCACGGCGGACACGGGGGAGACCGCTGACACGACCGACACGACTGACACGACGGCGCCCACCACGGGGTCGTCGGACGTGCAGGTGATCCCGGCCAATCCGGTGGCCCAGCCGGACCAGACGGCGGACAACGGCAGCGCTGCCGCGCCCGACACGACGGCGGACACCGATCAGGCGGCGGCTCCCGACGCGGCGCCCAGCACCCCCTCGGTGCCGGCACGCACGGGCAATGCGGTGGCCACCTCTGAGGCACGCACGCCCACCCGCAATGACTACCGCATCAGCCTGGGGACCTTCTCCGGCGAGGCGGCGGCGCAGAGTGGGACGGCCGTGGTGAGCGGCCTGGGCTATACCGTCTACCCGATCGCGATCGAGAGCGGCGCGGTGGCCCAGGTGGGGCCGTTTGCAGACCGTGAGACGGCAGAGCGCGCGCTGGCCGACATCCAGCGGGTGTACCCGGGAGCCCTGCTGTATGCCCCTCGCAATGCTCCGTCGTCCAGCACCACCACGCCGTCCAGCCCGGCGGTTGCGGCCCCGACGCCGGCGGCCGTCCCGCAGCGGACGACCACCACGCAGGACCGCGCCCCGGCAGCCACCACGCAAACGACTCAGCCCACTCCGACGCCCGCCACCACCATGCCAGCGCCCGCTGCGGCCAGCACCGGCACGGCGGCTCCGACCAGCGCCAGCACTGGGCCGGTCTACCTGCAGGTGGCGGCCTACAACTCGGTCGAAGCGGCCCAGAAGTTCGTCGGTCAGGTGCGGTCACTCGGCTTTGATCCGACGGTCAACGCGCCGGCCGGGCAGAAGGTCGCGGTGCTGGTGGGGCCCTTTCAGGGTGACGCCCTCAGCAGCGCCGAGGCCAAGCTGAAGGCCAGCGGCCTGGATTACTTCCGGGTCCGGTGA
- a CDS encoding tetratricopeptide repeat protein, with the protein MLLRATLVLAMAGTAQAQTMVEQVGAAQISTTLQQSAPVIKPPAVITPSTPAAEAGATTPSVPSTPPSPAFLAALDTAQKSYQAGNYRQAQTQYEALVGQNYQNAQAHFGLGLTLFALNDLAGARFEFGQLSALDPASFEGPYNLGVVASRQNQNDEALADFAKAAELARGKVSAPVLRQVLEALAGEQARARNYPALATTLAELVKTAPDDLDLQVREAQALTLAGQGTAALPLLYAVRAKAPANVDAALLTADIYASQQLADRGVRELDSAVAATQDSAARGRLLLRKADLLAGLSRSKDALQAVQAAVKADPRNAAAQARLGELLVARSDRGGALSAWQTAVKLEPVNALYRTNLAAVRLSLSQYAAAAQDARLALRASPDAATQARAQLVLGVASYRLGRYSEARSALQSSALAAPGAEASLWLGLSSYALKDYAGAVTALSESVRLQPTPNARLNLGSALLSSGRYAEAETVLRALVVEQPKNAEGWYQLGLARRAQGKTAEATSALKTAANLGNSKAQGSLK; encoded by the coding sequence ATGTTGTTGAGGGCCACGCTGGTGCTGGCGATGGCCGGCACCGCTCAGGCCCAGACGATGGTCGAGCAGGTGGGCGCGGCCCAGATTTCCACCACGCTGCAACAATCCGCCCCGGTCATCAAGCCGCCGGCCGTGATCACGCCCTCAACGCCGGCAGCGGAGGCGGGCGCGACAACGCCCAGCGTGCCGTCCACCCCCCCGTCGCCAGCGTTCCTGGCGGCGCTGGATACCGCCCAGAAGAGCTATCAGGCCGGGAACTACCGGCAGGCCCAGACGCAGTACGAGGCGCTGGTCGGCCAGAATTATCAGAACGCCCAGGCGCACTTCGGTCTGGGCCTGACGCTGTTCGCGCTCAACGATCTGGCGGGGGCCCGCTTTGAGTTCGGCCAGCTGAGCGCGCTGGACCCGGCCAGCTTCGAGGGGCCGTACAACCTGGGCGTGGTGGCCAGCCGCCAGAACCAGAACGATGAGGCCCTGGCCGACTTTGCCAAGGCGGCGGAGCTGGCCCGGGGCAAGGTGTCGGCCCCTGTGCTGCGGCAGGTGCTGGAGGCGCTGGCCGGGGAGCAGGCACGCGCGCGGAACTACCCGGCGCTGGCCACCACCCTGGCGGAACTGGTGAAGACCGCCCCCGATGACCTGGACCTGCAGGTGCGCGAGGCCCAGGCGCTGACCCTGGCCGGTCAGGGCACCGCCGCCCTGCCGCTGCTGTATGCGGTGCGGGCCAAGGCTCCAGCCAACGTGGACGCCGCCCTGCTGACCGCCGACATCTATGCCTCGCAGCAGCTGGCCGACCGGGGTGTCCGGGAGCTGGACAGCGCGGTGGCCGCCACTCAGGACAGTGCGGCTCGCGGCCGGTTGCTGCTGCGCAAGGCTGACCTGCTGGCCGGCCTGAGCCGCAGCAAGGACGCGCTGCAGGCGGTGCAGGCGGCGGTGAAGGCTGACCCCCGCAACGCCGCGGCCCAGGCCCGGCTGGGTGAGCTGCTGGTGGCCCGCAGCGACCGCGGCGGCGCCCTGAGCGCGTGGCAGACGGCCGTGAAGCTGGAACCGGTCAATGCCCTCTACCGCACCAACCTCGCGGCGGTGCGGCTGAGTCTGTCCCAGTACGCCGCTGCGGCGCAGGATGCCCGGCTGGCGCTGCGGGCTAGCCCGGATGCCGCGACCCAGGCGCGTGCCCAGCTGGTGCTGGGCGTGGCGTCCTACCGGCTGGGCCGCTACAGCGAGGCGCGCAGCGCCTTGCAGTCCAGCGCCCTGGCCGCGCCGGGGGCGGAGGCGTCGCTGTGGCTGGGCCTGTCCAGCTACGCGCTCAAGGACTACGCCGGGGCCGTGACCGCCCTGAGCGAGAGCGTGCGGCTGCAGCCGACCCCCAACGCCCGGCTGAACCTCGGTTCGGCACTGCTGTCGTCCGGCCGCTACGCCGAGGCCGAGACGGTCCTGCGGGCGCTGGTGGTGGAGCAGCCGAAGAATGCCGAGGGCTGGTATCAGCTGGGGCTGGCCCGCCGGGCCCAGGGGAAGACGGCCGAAGCCACCAGCGCGCTGAAAACCGCCGCCAACCTGGGCAACAGCAAGGCGCAGGGGTCGTTGAAGTGA
- the rlmN gene encoding 23S rRNA (adenine(2503)-C(2))-methyltransferase RlmN: MQLLLDLHPDAYPLEGFRRRQLLEWVFVHGAADFSAMTSLSAGVRAELSEQYTLNPFRSIETVRSTDGSVKYLFTLPDGRQMEAVYMPYLDRKTICVSTMVGCPAKCAFCATGALGFGRNLTAGEVVGQILAVARGEGIAPRELRNLVFMGMGEPLLNYDATMLAARILLHPLALGMSKRRVTLSTVGLPKGIRRLAAEDDLGIKLAISLHAPDEETRQRIIPTAHANTIQEIMASAREYQAVTGRRVTFEYAMLRGVNDQLWQAELLADLLRGLVSHVNLIPMNPWEGSGFEESSEQQLQAFYDALEQRGVEVSVRRSRGRDAGAACGQLALKQPGAGVSASA, translated from the coding sequence ATGCAACTGCTCCTTGACCTGCACCCCGACGCCTACCCGCTGGAGGGATTCCGCCGCCGCCAGCTGCTGGAATGGGTGTTCGTCCACGGCGCGGCCGACTTTTCGGCCATGACCAGCCTCAGCGCCGGGGTGCGTGCCGAGCTGAGCGAGCAGTACACCCTCAATCCCTTCCGCAGCATCGAGACGGTCCGCAGCACCGACGGCAGTGTCAAGTACCTGTTCACCCTGCCGGACGGCCGCCAGATGGAGGCGGTCTACATGCCCTACCTGGACCGCAAGACCATCTGCGTGTCCACCATGGTGGGCTGCCCCGCCAAATGTGCCTTCTGCGCCACCGGCGCGCTGGGCTTCGGGCGCAACCTGACCGCCGGCGAGGTGGTGGGCCAGATTCTGGCGGTGGCGCGCGGCGAGGGCATTGCCCCGCGCGAGCTGCGCAACCTGGTGTTTATGGGCATGGGCGAGCCGCTGCTCAACTACGACGCCACCATGCTGGCCGCCCGGATTCTGCTGCACCCGCTGGCGCTGGGCATGAGCAAGCGCCGGGTGACGCTCAGCACCGTAGGCTTGCCCAAGGGCATCCGTAGATTGGCTGCCGAGGACGACCTCGGCATCAAGCTGGCCATCAGCCTGCACGCGCCTGACGAGGAGACCCGTCAGCGCATCATTCCCACCGCACATGCCAACACCATTCAGGAGATCATGGCCTCGGCGCGCGAGTATCAGGCCGTCACCGGGCGGCGGGTCACCTTCGAGTACGCCATGCTGCGCGGCGTGAACGATCAGCTGTGGCAGGCCGAGCTGCTTGCTGACCTGCTGCGCGGCCTCGTATCGCACGTCAACCTGATCCCGATGAATCCGTGGGAGGGCAGCGGCTTCGAGGAGAGCAGCGAGCAGCAGCTGCAGGCCTTCTACGACGCGCTGGAGCAGCGGGGCGTCGAGGTCAGTGTGCGCCGGTCGCGTGGGCGGGACGCGGGAGCCGCCTGCGGTCAGCTGGCGCTCAAGCAGCCGGGTGCCGGCGTCTCCGCATCTGCCTGA
- a CDS encoding endonuclease MutS2, whose amino-acid sequence MPSDLSVPTVTTFPEAALATLDFPRIREALATRTATRMGVERARQLCPSPDAGRIGRELDELEDALFGVSLSLGGIQDIRPVVERARDGRVLLGQELLEVGYTLDASMSVRRAVAQNSRGPLREVAMGLGEHGLLVRRVLESLDRSGEVRDDASPRLRDLRRRIGPLRDRIRERLTNTLEQWSDVLQEHIVTLRRDRYVLPVQASRVGQVQGIIVDSSGTGQTYFVEPAAVTPLNNELARLLLDEEAEVRRILTELSGLVAQDEAIEQTLSTLAELDLIAAKARLARDWRLNRPEQAPDGLYTLREARHPLIEDAVANDLVLGDTRLLLITGPNMGGKTATLKTLGLAVLMHQCGMYVAASKAALPVVQDVLVDIGDEQSIEASLSTFAAHLQHLRQVLEGASIRTLVLVDELGSGTDPAEGAALAQAMIEQLLAQDARGVITSHLAPLKLFALETPGLKNASMGFDLSALRPTYRLQVGQPGRSYALAIARRMGLPEGVLGRAENILGPEGGLLEALLEQLERERDQLRGELEAAQVARRGAEGELSRIQQERATLNSRRDELIAEASQKAETLYVNALEQVRGLRGRAREESARPRVLEELRQLRRQAQATRPQPAAPEAPRGDPLRSGSTVDVPAYGATGQVLEVRGDELVVQLGVMKVNVRRRDVRLKPEEKPKVRTSFGGTSPTTFRSELQLRGQHVEEAVEELRQAIGEAHALKESPLRVVHGKGQGVLRRLLRDYLKTDKRVESFHDAEPNQGGHGVTIVNIRR is encoded by the coding sequence GTGCCGTCCGATCTCTCTGTTCCCACCGTCACCACGTTTCCGGAGGCAGCGCTCGCGACCCTGGACTTTCCACGCATCCGTGAGGCGCTCGCCACGCGTACCGCCACCCGCATGGGTGTGGAGCGGGCGCGGCAGCTGTGCCCCAGCCCGGACGCGGGGCGCATCGGACGGGAACTCGACGAGCTGGAAGACGCGTTGTTCGGGGTGTCGCTGAGCCTGGGCGGCATCCAGGACATCCGGCCGGTAGTGGAGCGGGCGCGTGACGGCCGGGTCCTGCTCGGCCAGGAGCTGCTGGAGGTCGGGTACACCCTGGACGCCAGCATGAGCGTGCGGCGGGCGGTGGCCCAGAACTCGCGCGGTCCGCTGCGCGAGGTGGCGATGGGCCTGGGCGAACACGGCCTGCTGGTGCGGCGGGTGCTGGAAAGCCTGGACCGCAGCGGCGAGGTCCGCGACGACGCCAGCCCCCGCCTGCGCGACCTGCGCCGGCGCATCGGGCCGCTGCGGGACCGGATCCGCGAGCGCCTGACCAACACGCTGGAGCAGTGGAGCGACGTGCTGCAGGAACACATCGTGACGCTGCGCCGTGACCGCTACGTGCTGCCGGTGCAGGCCAGCCGGGTGGGGCAGGTGCAGGGCATCATCGTGGACAGCTCCGGCACCGGGCAGACGTACTTCGTGGAGCCGGCGGCGGTCACGCCGCTCAACAACGAGCTGGCGCGCCTGCTGCTCGACGAGGAGGCCGAGGTGCGCCGCATCCTGACCGAGCTGTCGGGCCTGGTGGCGCAGGATGAGGCCATTGAGCAGACGCTCAGCACCCTGGCCGAGCTGGACCTGATCGCGGCCAAGGCCCGGCTGGCCCGCGACTGGCGCCTGAACCGCCCGGAGCAGGCCCCTGACGGCCTGTATACCCTGCGCGAAGCCCGGCACCCGCTGATTGAGGACGCGGTGGCCAACGATCTGGTGCTGGGCGACACGCGCCTGCTGCTGATCACCGGTCCCAACATGGGCGGCAAGACGGCCACCCTCAAGACCCTGGGGCTGGCGGTCCTGATGCACCAGTGTGGCATGTACGTGGCGGCCAGCAAGGCGGCGTTGCCGGTGGTCCAGGACGTCCTGGTGGACATAGGGGACGAGCAGAGCATCGAGGCCAGCCTCTCCACCTTCGCCGCGCACCTGCAGCATCTTCGTCAGGTGCTGGAAGGCGCCAGCATCCGCACGCTGGTGCTGGTGGACGAGCTGGGCAGTGGCACCGACCCGGCCGAGGGCGCGGCGCTGGCGCAGGCAATGATCGAGCAGCTGCTGGCTCAGGATGCGCGCGGCGTGATCACCTCTCACCTCGCGCCGCTCAAGCTGTTCGCGCTGGAAACGCCGGGGCTCAAGAACGCCAGCATGGGCTTTGACCTGTCGGCGCTGCGGCCTACCTACCGGCTGCAGGTGGGCCAGCCGGGGCGCAGCTATGCGCTGGCGATCGCGCGGCGCATGGGGCTGCCGGAGGGGGTGCTGGGCCGGGCCGAAAACATCCTGGGACCGGAAGGCGGTCTGCTGGAGGCGCTGCTGGAGCAGTTGGAACGTGAGCGCGATCAGCTGCGCGGCGAACTGGAGGCCGCCCAGGTGGCGCGCCGCGGCGCCGAGGGCGAGCTGAGCCGCATTCAGCAGGAGCGCGCCACGCTGAACAGCCGCCGTGACGAGCTGATCGCCGAGGCGTCGCAGAAGGCCGAGACGCTGTATGTAAACGCGCTGGAGCAGGTGCGCGGCCTGCGCGGCCGGGCCCGCGAGGAGTCGGCGCGGCCGCGAGTGCTGGAGGAGCTGCGGCAGCTGCGGCGGCAGGCGCAGGCGACCCGGCCGCAGCCGGCCGCCCCGGAGGCGCCGCGCGGTGACCCGCTGCGCAGCGGCAGCACGGTGGACGTGCCGGCCTACGGCGCCACCGGGCAGGTGCTGGAGGTGCGCGGCGACGAGCTGGTGGTGCAGCTGGGCGTTATGAAGGTCAACGTGCGCCGCCGCGACGTGCGGCTCAAGCCGGAAGAGAAGCCGAAGGTCCGGACCAGCTTCGGTGGGACCTCACCCACCACCTTCCGCTCCGAACTGCAGCTGCGCGGTCAGCACGTCGAGGAGGCCGTGGAGGAGCTGCGGCAGGCCATTGGAGAGGCCCACGCCCTCAAGGAGTCGCCGCTGCGGGTGGTGCACGGCAAGGGACAGGGGGTGCTGCGCCGGCTGCTGCGCGACTACCTGAAAACCGACAAACGGGTCGAGAGCTTCCACGACGCCGAGCCGAATCAGGGCGGACACGGCGTCACCATCGTGAACATCCGGCGCTGA
- a CDS encoding HD domain-containing phosphohydrolase, whose translation MIGWLLQASLTPGGSVEARRLVGEAQPLLKSDVPGALALARQAREVAERDGDTEAQVWSLLIEVEGHFEAGQLMESELTAEQLLELVSDQPETFDRPRSAAYLRLAYLRLQSGNLAEAQDLVGRCLYLARQQQVPELEAAGLNALSAVYRTRGLYADAIAVLRDAALLYHSCGDTHGECVASCNIGQLQSSIGRTDDAISSLRWAYSLIEDHPDERKLRLNIMFNLGSVYLDAEDYPGAESNFRQALQESAELGDRQLQAATLINLGLALQHQRADQEAFACYQAALELTKTHGFLPLRVNVLDSLGSWYEQASDPVQALDCYRSARDIARGIEYADGELDALLSVGRLTAAQGDLETAAGLLGEALDLAGVGGRAKGLRDAHQMLSDLYKRQGRLAEALEHFEAYHAQERELFSAERDRTTRTLMMQFDVERSQAEARLSRAQRAVAEQAQAEAEALVQARTADLEQAQMEVVARLAMAAEFRDDATGEHTRRVGIGAALIAEELGLSRSQVDTLRVAACLHDVGKIGIPDAILLKRGKLTAAEFEEMKRHTLIGARLLSGGQSEVLNMARQIALTHHERWDGGGYPNGLAGREIPLMGRIVALADVFDALVHFRPYKLAWDRQDALAELVRQRGRQFDPELTDVALRVLGSARYDAELLNREVLAREWLPER comes from the coding sequence ATGATCGGGTGGCTGCTGCAGGCGTCCCTGACGCCCGGCGGCAGTGTGGAGGCGCGCCGGCTGGTCGGTGAGGCTCAGCCGCTGCTCAAATCTGACGTGCCGGGGGCACTCGCGCTGGCGCGGCAGGCGCGTGAGGTTGCGGAGCGGGATGGCGACACCGAGGCGCAGGTGTGGAGCCTGCTGATCGAGGTGGAAGGGCACTTTGAGGCCGGCCAGCTGATGGAAAGCGAGCTGACGGCCGAACAGCTGCTGGAGCTGGTGTCGGACCAGCCAGAGACCTTCGATCGGCCGCGCAGCGCAGCGTATCTGCGGCTGGCCTACCTGCGGCTGCAGTCCGGCAACCTCGCCGAAGCGCAGGATCTGGTCGGGCGCTGTCTGTACCTGGCACGGCAACAGCAGGTGCCGGAGCTGGAGGCGGCCGGGCTCAACGCCCTGTCGGCGGTGTACCGCACCCGGGGGCTGTATGCGGACGCCATTGCCGTGCTGCGTGACGCGGCCCTGCTGTACCACTCCTGCGGCGACACGCACGGCGAATGCGTGGCGAGCTGCAACATCGGGCAGCTGCAGAGCAGCATCGGGCGCACTGACGACGCCATCTCGTCGCTGCGCTGGGCCTACTCGCTGATCGAGGACCATCCGGACGAGCGGAAGCTGCGGCTGAACATCATGTTCAATCTCGGCAGCGTGTACCTGGACGCCGAGGACTACCCGGGTGCCGAGAGCAATTTCCGGCAGGCGCTGCAGGAGAGTGCCGAGCTCGGCGACCGGCAACTGCAGGCGGCCACGCTGATTAACCTGGGGCTGGCGCTGCAGCATCAGCGGGCGGATCAGGAGGCGTTCGCCTGCTATCAGGCCGCGCTGGAGCTCACCAAGACGCACGGCTTCCTGCCGCTGCGGGTCAACGTGCTCGACAGTCTGGGCAGCTGGTACGAACAGGCCAGCGACCCGGTGCAGGCGCTCGACTGTTACCGTTCGGCGCGCGACATCGCCCGGGGCATCGAGTACGCCGACGGCGAGCTGGACGCCCTGCTGAGCGTGGGCCGGCTGACGGCGGCGCAGGGTGACCTGGAGACGGCCGCCGGGCTGCTGGGTGAGGCGCTGGACCTGGCCGGTGTGGGCGGCCGGGCCAAGGGCCTGCGCGACGCGCACCAGATGCTTTCGGATCTGTACAAACGCCAGGGCCGGCTGGCCGAGGCGCTGGAGCACTTCGAGGCCTACCACGCCCAGGAGCGGGAGTTGTTCAGCGCCGAACGGGACCGCACCACCCGGACCCTGATGATGCAGTTCGATGTGGAACGCTCGCAGGCGGAGGCCCGGCTGAGCCGCGCGCAGCGGGCGGTGGCCGAACAGGCGCAGGCGGAGGCCGAGGCCCTGGTGCAGGCCCGGACCGCCGATCTGGAACAGGCGCAGATGGAAGTGGTGGCGCGGCTGGCGATGGCGGCCGAGTTCCGCGACGACGCCACCGGAGAACACACCCGCCGGGTGGGGATCGGGGCGGCGCTGATCGCTGAGGAGCTGGGCCTGTCGCGCAGCCAGGTGGACACGCTGCGGGTGGCGGCCTGCCTGCACGATGTGGGCAAGATCGGCATTCCCGACGCCATCCTGTTGAAGCGGGGCAAGCTGACGGCCGCCGAATTCGAGGAGATGAAGCGCCATACCCTGATCGGGGCGCGGCTGCTGTCCGGCGGGCAGTCGGAGGTGCTGAACATGGCCCGCCAGATCGCGCTGACCCACCACGAGCGCTGGGATGGGGGAGGGTATCCGAACGGGCTGGCCGGCCGCGAGATTCCGCTGATGGGCCGCATCGTGGCCCTGGCGGACGTGTTCGATGCCCTGGTGCATTTCCGGCCCTACAAGCTGGCCTGGGACCGGCAGGACGCCCTGGCCGAGCTGGTGCGGCAGCGCGGGCGGCAGTTCGACCCGGAGCTGACGGACGTGGCGCTGCGGGTGCTGGGCAGCGCCCGTTACGACGCGGAGCTGCTCAACCGCGAGGTGCTGGCCCGCGAGTGGCTGCCGGAACGGTAG
- a CDS encoding S8 family peptidase → MNLPRSSLMLGLLTSGLLSACGSVAPAPSLTAAGDAVATPTASYPYAVTLAVTAADAPEQLAARYDGKVIAFRPQQGYALLATRSATLPQDSAHAPVRESNARAVSGGGMTAFASGKATVWASGKATVWASGQFQVVPENTSIWTQIHLEQAQKLAPHLGQGVKVAMIDTGLDLSHEAFQGSLAPQNEWRDFYDDDNDPSDVGTFGEGGYGHGTNTAGIVLQIAPAATILPLRALGPDGSGDVLSVARAIDWAVSCHASVINLSLGTGSRSKIIQDAMDRASEAGVLITVSAGNEGQNRLNYPADDAASGKHKDRVISVGSVSRLDLKSSFSNYSSHLELMAPGEEVYGPAPHNMLAAWSGTSMSAPVAAGALALALGEHPDARLAAPSSSPEAVAAHLLASADPVDALPGNLPYRGKLGSGRANLETFLRSLKAGDKGN, encoded by the coding sequence ATGAACCTGCCCCGTTCTTCTCTGATGTTGGGCCTGCTGACCAGCGGCCTGCTGAGTGCCTGCGGCTCCGTCGCGCCGGCCCCCTCGCTCACCGCTGCAGGGGACGCTGTCGCCACGCCCACCGCCAGTTACCCGTACGCCGTCACGCTCGCGGTCACGGCGGCCGACGCTCCGGAACAGCTGGCGGCCCGCTACGACGGCAAGGTCATCGCATTCCGGCCGCAGCAGGGCTATGCGCTGCTGGCGACCCGCAGCGCCACCCTGCCTCAGGACAGCGCCCACGCCCCGGTGCGCGAATCGAACGCGCGCGCAGTCAGCGGCGGCGGCATGACCGCCTTCGCCAGTGGCAAGGCGACCGTTTGGGCCAGCGGCAAGGCCACAGTGTGGGCCAGCGGCCAGTTCCAGGTGGTGCCGGAGAACACCAGCATCTGGACCCAGATTCATCTGGAGCAGGCCCAGAAGCTCGCGCCGCACCTGGGCCAGGGCGTCAAGGTGGCGATGATCGACACCGGCCTGGACCTCAGCCATGAGGCGTTCCAGGGGTCGCTGGCGCCGCAGAACGAGTGGCGCGACTTCTACGACGACGACAACGATCCCAGCGATGTGGGTACCTTCGGGGAAGGCGGCTACGGACACGGCACCAACACCGCCGGCATCGTGCTGCAGATTGCCCCGGCGGCCACCATCCTCCCGCTGCGCGCGCTGGGGCCGGACGGCAGTGGCGACGTGCTGAGCGTGGCCCGCGCCATTGACTGGGCGGTCAGCTGCCACGCCAGCGTCATCAACCTGAGCCTGGGCACCGGTAGCCGCTCCAAAATTATCCAGGACGCGATGGACCGGGCGAGTGAGGCGGGCGTGCTGATCACCGTCTCGGCCGGCAATGAGGGGCAGAACCGGCTGAACTATCCGGCCGACGACGCCGCCTCCGGGAAGCACAAGGACCGGGTGATCAGCGTGGGCAGCGTGAGCCGCCTGGACCTGAAGTCCAGCTTCTCCAACTACAGCAGCCACCTGGAACTGATGGCCCCCGGCGAGGAGGTGTACGGCCCGGCCCCGCACAACATGCTAGCGGCCTGGAGCGGCACCTCCATGTCGGCCCCGGTGGCGGCCGGAGCGCTGGCGCTGGCGCTGGGCGAGCATCCGGACGCGCGTCTGGCGGCCCCGTCCTCCAGCCCGGAGGCCGTGGCGGCGCACCTGCTGGCCAGTGCTGATCCGGTGGACGCTCTGCCGGGCAACCTCCCGTACCGGGGCAAGCTGGGCAGCGGCCGGGCCAACCTGGAAACCTTCCTGCGCAGCCTGAAGGCCGGCGACAAGGGCAACTGA